One Globicephala melas chromosome 6, mGloMel1.2, whole genome shotgun sequence genomic window carries:
- the ENTPD8 gene encoding ectonucleoside triphosphate diphosphohydrolase 8 isoform X4 codes for MGLTWKERAFTALLGAAAVSGLTTLILFLVEATNVLLPADTKFGIVFDAGSSHTSLFVYQWLANKENDTGVVSQALACRVKGPGISSYASDPAQAGESLQGCLEEALALIPKAKHQQTPMFLGATGGMRLLSQKNSSQAEDVFAAVSQALSRSPVAFWGAELLAGQDEGALGWVTINYILGLLVQYSFSGEWIQPLEGTSVGALDMGGASTQITFVPGGPILDTTTQATFRLYGTEHSVYTHSYLCFGRDQMLNRLLAGLVQSSPSLLVRHPCYHSGYRGTLALAPLYGSPCVQAAAPRDLGQNLTVEGTGNPGACVAAIRGLFNFSSCDGRGDCAFDSVYQPPVRGQFYVEASSPGQDGQLRDYCASGLYILTLLLEGYGFSQETWGGIEFREQAGGTNIGWTLGYMLNLTSLIPAEAPAQWRAQSYGVWVAGVVFLVLTVTAILGATVVQLWLRD; via the exons ATGGGGCTGACATGGAAGGAACGGGCCTTCACAGCCCTGCTGGGGGCTGCAGCGGTCTCAGGCCTCACCACGCTCAttctcttcctggtggaggcCACCAACGTCCTCCTGCCTGCAGACACCAAG TTCGGGATCGTGTTCGACGCTGGGTCCTCCCACACATCGCTCTTTGTGTATCAGTGGCTGGCAAACAAGGAGAATGACACAGGTGTGGTCAGCCAGGCCCTGGCCTGCCGGGTGAAAG GGCCTGGCATCTCTTCCTACGCCTCTGACCCTGCACAGGCTGGCGAGAGCCtgcagggctgcctggaggaggcgcTGGCACTGATCCCAAAGGCCAAGCATCAGCAAACGCCCATGTTCCTGGGGGCCACAGGTGGCATGAGGCTGCTCAG CCAGAAGAACAGCTCTCAGGCGGAGGACGTCTTCGCAGCGGTCAGCCAGGCCCTGAGCCGGTCTCCCGTGGCCTTCTGGGGCGCTGAGCTCCTGGCTGGGCAGGACGAAGGGGCCTTAGGTTGGGTCACCATCAACTACATCCTGGGCCTGCTGGTGCAG TACTCCTTCTCCGGAGAATGGATCCAGCCTCTGGAGGGGACGTCGGTGGGCGCCCTGGACATGGGTGGGGCCTCCACCCAGATCACCTTTGTGCCTGGGGGCCCCATCCTGGACACCACCACCCAGGCCACCTTCCGCCTCTATGGCACAGAACACAGCGTCTACACCCACAGCTACCTCTGCTTCGGGCGCGACCAGATGCTGAACCGGCTCCTGGCCGGGCTGGTGCAG AGCAGCCCGAGCCTCCTGGTGCGTCACCCCTGCTACCACAGCGGCTACCGGGGCACGCTGGCCCTGGCCCCCCTGTACGGGTCGCCCTGCGTCCAGGCCGCAGCCCCCCGAGACCTCGGCCAGAACCTCACTGTGGAGGGGACGGGGAACCCCGGGGCCTGTGTCGCCGCCATCCGGGGTCTCTTCAACTTCTCCAGCTGCGACGGCCGAGGAGACTGCGCCTTCGACAGCGTCTACCAGCCCCCCGTGCGGGGACAGTTCTAC GTGGAGGCGAGCTCGCCCGGGCAGGATGGCCAGCTGCGCGACTACTGTGCCTCGGGCCTGTACATCCTCACACTCCTGCTCGAGGGCTACGGGTTCAGCCAGGAGACCTGGGGCGGCATCGAGTTCCGCGAGCAG GCCGGTGGCACCAACATCGGCTGGACGCTGGGCTACATGCTGAACCTGACCAGCCTGATCCCGGCCGAGGCGCCCGCCCAGTGGCGGGCACAGAGCTATGGCGTCTGGGTGGCCGGAGTCGTCTTTTTGGTGCTGACCGTCACGGCCATTCTCGGGGCCACTGTGGTGCAGCTCTGGCTCCGGGACTAG
- the ENTPD8 gene encoding ectonucleoside triphosphate diphosphohydrolase 8 isoform X3, with product MGLTWKERAFTALLGAAAVSGLTTLILFLVEATNVLLPADTKFGIVFDAGSSHTSLFVYQWLANKENDTGVVSQALACRVKGPGISSYASDPAQAGESLQGCLEEALALIPKAKHQQTPMFLGATGGMRLLSQKNSSQAEDVFAAVSQALSRSPVAFWGAELLAGQDEGALGWVTINYILGLLVQYSFSGEWIQPLEGTSVGALDMGGASTQITFVPGGPILDTTTQATFRLYGTEHSVYTHSYLCFGRDQMLNRLLAGLVQSSPSLLVRHPCYHSGYRGTLALAPLYGSPCVQAAAPRDLGQNLTVEGTGNPGACVAAIRGLFNFSSCDGRGDCAFDSVYQPPVRGQFYAFSNFYHTFHFLNLTSRPPLATANATIWEFCQRPWKLVEASSPGQDGQLRDYCASGLYILTLLLEGYGFSQETWGGIEFREQAGGTNIGWTLGYMLNLTSLIPAEAPAQWRAQSYGVWVAGVVFLVLTVTAILGATVVQLWLRD from the exons ATGGGGCTGACATGGAAGGAACGGGCCTTCACAGCCCTGCTGGGGGCTGCAGCGGTCTCAGGCCTCACCACGCTCAttctcttcctggtggaggcCACCAACGTCCTCCTGCCTGCAGACACCAAG TTCGGGATCGTGTTCGACGCTGGGTCCTCCCACACATCGCTCTTTGTGTATCAGTGGCTGGCAAACAAGGAGAATGACACAGGTGTGGTCAGCCAGGCCCTGGCCTGCCGGGTGAAAG GGCCTGGCATCTCTTCCTACGCCTCTGACCCTGCACAGGCTGGCGAGAGCCtgcagggctgcctggaggaggcgcTGGCACTGATCCCAAAGGCCAAGCATCAGCAAACGCCCATGTTCCTGGGGGCCACAGGTGGCATGAGGCTGCTCAG CCAGAAGAACAGCTCTCAGGCGGAGGACGTCTTCGCAGCGGTCAGCCAGGCCCTGAGCCGGTCTCCCGTGGCCTTCTGGGGCGCTGAGCTCCTGGCTGGGCAGGACGAAGGGGCCTTAGGTTGGGTCACCATCAACTACATCCTGGGCCTGCTGGTGCAG TACTCCTTCTCCGGAGAATGGATCCAGCCTCTGGAGGGGACGTCGGTGGGCGCCCTGGACATGGGTGGGGCCTCCACCCAGATCACCTTTGTGCCTGGGGGCCCCATCCTGGACACCACCACCCAGGCCACCTTCCGCCTCTATGGCACAGAACACAGCGTCTACACCCACAGCTACCTCTGCTTCGGGCGCGACCAGATGCTGAACCGGCTCCTGGCCGGGCTGGTGCAG AGCAGCCCGAGCCTCCTGGTGCGTCACCCCTGCTACCACAGCGGCTACCGGGGCACGCTGGCCCTGGCCCCCCTGTACGGGTCGCCCTGCGTCCAGGCCGCAGCCCCCCGAGACCTCGGCCAGAACCTCACTGTGGAGGGGACGGGGAACCCCGGGGCCTGTGTCGCCGCCATCCGGGGTCTCTTCAACTTCTCCAGCTGCGACGGCCGAGGAGACTGCGCCTTCGACAGCGTCTACCAGCCCCCCGTGCGGGGACAGTTCTAC gccttctCCAACTTCTACCACACCTTCCACTTCCTGAACCTCACCTCCAGGCCGCCGCTGGCCACGGCCAATGCCACCATCTGGGAGTTCTGCCAGAGGCCCTGGAAGCTG GTGGAGGCGAGCTCGCCCGGGCAGGATGGCCAGCTGCGCGACTACTGTGCCTCGGGCCTGTACATCCTCACACTCCTGCTCGAGGGCTACGGGTTCAGCCAGGAGACCTGGGGCGGCATCGAGTTCCGCGAGCAG GCCGGTGGCACCAACATCGGCTGGACGCTGGGCTACATGCTGAACCTGACCAGCCTGATCCCGGCCGAGGCGCCCGCCCAGTGGCGGGCACAGAGCTATGGCGTCTGGGTGGCCGGAGTCGTCTTTTTGGTGCTGACCGTCACGGCCATTCTCGGGGCCACTGTGGTGCAGCTCTGGCTCCGGGACTAG
- the ENTPD8 gene encoding ectonucleoside triphosphate diphosphohydrolase 8 isoform X2 produces MMHLRGLLFSPASFGAWSLVLWCCVSGPGISSYASDPAQAGESLQGCLEEALALIPKAKHQQTPMFLGATGGMRLLSQKNSSQAEDVFAAVSQALSRSPVAFWGAELLAGQDEGALGWVTINYILGLLVQYSFSGEWIQPLEGTSVGALDMGGASTQITFVPGGPILDTTTQATFRLYGTEHSVYTHSYLCFGRDQMLNRLLAGLVQVGCSAGGGRGTLPGGCSEVPPPSPQSSPSLLVRHPCYHSGYRGTLALAPLYGSPCVQAAAPRDLGQNLTVEGTGNPGACVAAIRGLFNFSSCDGRGDCAFDSVYQPPVRGQFYAFSNFYHTFHFLNLTSRPPLATANATIWEFCQRPWKLVGGCGPPAPHLGPSSLGCRLHRAGTPSQAVWPGGWGAPGRRLRGTPPRGASLGGPGGEASWGSWPPGPPGGGELARAGWPAARLLCLGPVHPHTPARGLRVQPGDLGRHRVPRAGRWHQHRLDAGLHAEPDQPDPGRGARPVAGTELWRLGGRSRLFGADRHGHSRGHCGAALAPGLGWLPPDAGRQRPELAGGFLSPDPQGSPCGRWPHGHMAPFCRWGHSGHGGCTVAPTMAFRCRRPSGFPMLHEGWAIATPAALRAV; encoded by the exons ATGATGCATCTTCGGGGGCTGCTTTTCAGCCCAGCTTCCTTCGGGGCCTGGAGCCTTGTCCTGTGGTGTTGTGTTTCAGGGCCTGGCATCTCTTCCTACGCCTCTGACCCTGCACAGGCTGGCGAGAGCCtgcagggctgcctggaggaggcgcTGGCACTGATCCCAAAGGCCAAGCATCAGCAAACGCCCATGTTCCTGGGGGCCACAGGTGGCATGAGGCTGCTCAG CCAGAAGAACAGCTCTCAGGCGGAGGACGTCTTCGCAGCGGTCAGCCAGGCCCTGAGCCGGTCTCCCGTGGCCTTCTGGGGCGCTGAGCTCCTGGCTGGGCAGGACGAAGGGGCCTTAGGTTGGGTCACCATCAACTACATCCTGGGCCTGCTGGTGCAG TACTCCTTCTCCGGAGAATGGATCCAGCCTCTGGAGGGGACGTCGGTGGGCGCCCTGGACATGGGTGGGGCCTCCACCCAGATCACCTTTGTGCCTGGGGGCCCCATCCTGGACACCACCACCCAGGCCACCTTCCGCCTCTATGGCACAGAACACAGCGTCTACACCCACAGCTACCTCTGCTTCGGGCGCGACCAGATGCTGAACCGGCTCCTGGCCGGGCTGGTGCAGGTGGGCTGCTCTGCGGGAGGGGGGCGGGGCACCCTGCCAGGCGGGTGCTCAGAGGTGCCCCCACCCTCCCCGCAGAGCAGCCCGAGCCTCCTGGTGCGTCACCCCTGCTACCACAGCGGCTACCGGGGCACGCTGGCCCTGGCCCCCCTGTACGGGTCGCCCTGCGTCCAGGCCGCAGCCCCCCGAGACCTCGGCCAGAACCTCACTGTGGAGGGGACGGGGAACCCCGGGGCCTGTGTCGCCGCCATCCGGGGTCTCTTCAACTTCTCCAGCTGCGACGGCCGAGGAGACTGCGCCTTCGACAGCGTCTACCAGCCCCCCGTGCGGGGACAGTTCTAC gccttctCCAACTTCTACCACACCTTCCACTTCCTGAACCTCACCTCCAGGCCGCCGCTGGCCACGGCCAATGCCACCATCTGGGAGTTCTGCCAGAGGCCCTGGAAGCTGGTGGGTGGATGCGGGCCACCCGCCCCCCACCTGGGCCCCAGCTCCCTGGGCTGCAGACTCCACCGAGCGGGGACCCCGTCCCAGGCAGTGTGgccggggggctggggggctccAGGCAGGAGACTCAGGGGCACGCCTCCGAGGGGCGCCAGCCTTGGGGGCCCAGGAGGTGAGGCCTCATGGGGCTCCTGGCCTCCCGGGCCCCCAGGTGGAGGCGAGCTCGCCCGGGCAGGATGGCCAGCTGCGCGACTACTGTGCCTCGGGCCTGTACATCCTCACACTCCTGCTCGAGGGCTACGGGTTCAGCCAGGAGACCTGGGGCGGCATCGAGTTCCGCGAGCAG GCCGGTGGCACCAACATCGGCTGGACGCTGGGCTACATGCTGAACCTGACCAGCCTGATCCCGGCCGAGGCGCCCGCCCAGTGGCGGGCACAGAGCTATGGCGTCTGGGTGGCCGGAGTCGTCTTTTTGGTGCTGACCGTCACGGCCATTCTCGGGGCCACTGTGGTGCAGCTCTGGCTCCGGGACTAGGCTGGCTGCCACCTGATGCTGGAAGGCAGAGGCCTGAGCTGGCCGGAGGCTTCCTGAGCCCCGACCCCCAAGGCTCGCCCTGTGGGCGCTGGCCCCATGGTCACATGGCCCCCTTTTGCCGTTGGGGTCATTCTGGCCACGGAGGCTGTACCGTGGCCCCGACCATGGCCTTCAGGTGCCGGCGCCCCAGCGGGTTTCCCATGTTGCACGAGGGCTGGGCCATCGCGACCCCTGCAGCCCTCAGGGCTGTGTGA
- the ENTPD8 gene encoding ectonucleoside triphosphate diphosphohydrolase 8 isoform X1 yields MMHLRGLLFSPASFGAWSLVLWCCVSGPGISSYASDPAQAGESLQGCLEEALALIPKAKHQQTPMFLGATGGMRLLSQKNSSQAEDVFAAVSQALSRSPVAFWGAELLAGQDEGALGWVTINYILGLLVQVPQTAPGWEGRPGGSSRPQDSVPPVCGQYSFSGEWIQPLEGTSVGALDMGGASTQITFVPGGPILDTTTQATFRLYGTEHSVYTHSYLCFGRDQMLNRLLAGLVQVGCSAGGGRGTLPGGCSEVPPPSPQSSPSLLVRHPCYHSGYRGTLALAPLYGSPCVQAAAPRDLGQNLTVEGTGNPGACVAAIRGLFNFSSCDGRGDCAFDSVYQPPVRGQFYAFSNFYHTFHFLNLTSRPPLATANATIWEFCQRPWKLVGGCGPPAPHLGPSSLGCRLHRAGTPSQAVWPGGWGAPGRRLRGTPPRGASLGGPGGEASWGSWPPGPPGGGELARAGWPAARLLCLGPVHPHTPARGLRVQPGDLGRHRVPRAGRWHQHRLDAGLHAEPDQPDPGRGARPVAGTELWRLGGRSRLFGADRHGHSRGHCGAALAPGLGWLPPDAGRQRPELAGGFLSPDPQGSPCGRWPHGHMAPFCRWGHSGHGGCTVAPTMAFRCRRPSGFPMLHEGWAIATPAALRAV; encoded by the exons ATGATGCATCTTCGGGGGCTGCTTTTCAGCCCAGCTTCCTTCGGGGCCTGGAGCCTTGTCCTGTGGTGTTGTGTTTCAGGGCCTGGCATCTCTTCCTACGCCTCTGACCCTGCACAGGCTGGCGAGAGCCtgcagggctgcctggaggaggcgcTGGCACTGATCCCAAAGGCCAAGCATCAGCAAACGCCCATGTTCCTGGGGGCCACAGGTGGCATGAGGCTGCTCAG CCAGAAGAACAGCTCTCAGGCGGAGGACGTCTTCGCAGCGGTCAGCCAGGCCCTGAGCCGGTCTCCCGTGGCCTTCTGGGGCGCTGAGCTCCTGGCTGGGCAGGACGAAGGGGCCTTAGGTTGGGTCACCATCAACTACATCCTGGGCCTGCTGGTGCAGGTGCCACAGACAGCCCCAGGGTGGGAGGGGCGCCCGGGGGGGTCATCGCGGCCCCAGGACTCAGTGCCCCCTGTCTGTGGTCAGTACTCCTTCTCCGGAGAATGGATCCAGCCTCTGGAGGGGACGTCGGTGGGCGCCCTGGACATGGGTGGGGCCTCCACCCAGATCACCTTTGTGCCTGGGGGCCCCATCCTGGACACCACCACCCAGGCCACCTTCCGCCTCTATGGCACAGAACACAGCGTCTACACCCACAGCTACCTCTGCTTCGGGCGCGACCAGATGCTGAACCGGCTCCTGGCCGGGCTGGTGCAGGTGGGCTGCTCTGCGGGAGGGGGGCGGGGCACCCTGCCAGGCGGGTGCTCAGAGGTGCCCCCACCCTCCCCGCAGAGCAGCCCGAGCCTCCTGGTGCGTCACCCCTGCTACCACAGCGGCTACCGGGGCACGCTGGCCCTGGCCCCCCTGTACGGGTCGCCCTGCGTCCAGGCCGCAGCCCCCCGAGACCTCGGCCAGAACCTCACTGTGGAGGGGACGGGGAACCCCGGGGCCTGTGTCGCCGCCATCCGGGGTCTCTTCAACTTCTCCAGCTGCGACGGCCGAGGAGACTGCGCCTTCGACAGCGTCTACCAGCCCCCCGTGCGGGGACAGTTCTAC gccttctCCAACTTCTACCACACCTTCCACTTCCTGAACCTCACCTCCAGGCCGCCGCTGGCCACGGCCAATGCCACCATCTGGGAGTTCTGCCAGAGGCCCTGGAAGCTGGTGGGTGGATGCGGGCCACCCGCCCCCCACCTGGGCCCCAGCTCCCTGGGCTGCAGACTCCACCGAGCGGGGACCCCGTCCCAGGCAGTGTGgccggggggctggggggctccAGGCAGGAGACTCAGGGGCACGCCTCCGAGGGGCGCCAGCCTTGGGGGCCCAGGAGGTGAGGCCTCATGGGGCTCCTGGCCTCCCGGGCCCCCAGGTGGAGGCGAGCTCGCCCGGGCAGGATGGCCAGCTGCGCGACTACTGTGCCTCGGGCCTGTACATCCTCACACTCCTGCTCGAGGGCTACGGGTTCAGCCAGGAGACCTGGGGCGGCATCGAGTTCCGCGAGCAG GCCGGTGGCACCAACATCGGCTGGACGCTGGGCTACATGCTGAACCTGACCAGCCTGATCCCGGCCGAGGCGCCCGCCCAGTGGCGGGCACAGAGCTATGGCGTCTGGGTGGCCGGAGTCGTCTTTTTGGTGCTGACCGTCACGGCCATTCTCGGGGCCACTGTGGTGCAGCTCTGGCTCCGGGACTAGGCTGGCTGCCACCTGATGCTGGAAGGCAGAGGCCTGAGCTGGCCGGAGGCTTCCTGAGCCCCGACCCCCAAGGCTCGCCCTGTGGGCGCTGGCCCCATGGTCACATGGCCCCCTTTTGCCGTTGGGGTCATTCTGGCCACGGAGGCTGTACCGTGGCCCCGACCATGGCCTTCAGGTGCCGGCGCCCCAGCGGGTTTCCCATGTTGCACGAGGGCTGGGCCATCGCGACCCCTGCAGCCCTCAGGGCTGTGTGA